The following are encoded together in the Candidatus Tanganyikabacteria bacterium genome:
- a CDS encoding peptidoglycan DD-metalloendopeptidase family protein yields the protein MSSKVSEKPGGRPVAHRHVDPYSDAVKRMQIKMQEAGIDPGPIDGLKGPLTRAAMRKYEAKLGKSAADDLNVDPSWAEFPRDRRDASTSGNDSSLDLPRRDGAPPAPPNDPGKGPLDAPGNLAYPLPVRGQINGRPYQGTHSRGNWQSDNAIDLNIPVGTPIYAVADGVVGPRIGAIDSSDPRLQGLRLTLETQGNAFFYAHLSKLVVGAGERVKKGQLLGYSGSANGVPHLHLGVQNGDPQRLFGW from the coding sequence GTGAGCAGCAAGGTTTCGGAGAAGCCCGGCGGCCGGCCGGTGGCGCATCGCCACGTCGATCCGTACAGCGACGCCGTCAAGCGGATGCAGATCAAGATGCAGGAGGCGGGGATCGATCCCGGCCCCATCGACGGCCTCAAGGGCCCGCTGACGCGGGCGGCCATGCGCAAGTACGAGGCGAAGCTCGGCAAGTCGGCCGCCGACGACCTGAACGTCGATCCGAGTTGGGCGGAGTTCCCCCGCGATCGGCGCGACGCTTCGACGAGCGGCAACGACAGCTCCCTGGATCTACCGCGCCGCGATGGCGCGCCGCCCGCTCCGCCGAACGATCCCGGCAAGGGCCCCCTCGACGCCCCCGGCAACCTGGCGTATCCGCTGCCGGTGCGCGGCCAGATCAACGGCCGGCCCTACCAGGGCACGCACTCTCGGGGCAACTGGCAGAGCGACAATGCCATCGACCTCAACATCCCGGTCGGTACCCCCATATACGCGGTGGCCGACGGCGTCGTCGGCCCGCGCATCGGCGCCATCGACTCGTCCGATCCGCGCCTGCAGGGCCTGCGGCTCACCCTGGAGACGCAAGGCAACGCCTTCTTCTACGCCCATCTCTCGAAACTCGTCGTGGGCGCGGGCGAACGCGTGAAGAAGGGCCAGTTGCTCGGCTACTCGGGCAGCGCAAACGGTGTGCCGCACCTGCACCTCGGTGTGCAAAACGGCGATCCCCAGCGCCTCTTCGGCTGGTAA
- a CDS encoding hydroxyacid dehydrogenase has product MGLIAFFGVADHERPVLERAAFGANPVLLSTEQLSPENAARVPEAEVLSVFIYSRVTADVLARLPGLKLVTTRSTGFDHIDVAACRQRGILVSNVPSYGESTVAEHAFALLFALARRLKLAYRKVRDLDFSFTGLQGFDLADKTLGIVGAGRIGRHAIRMGRGFGMRVLAYDPFEDPAAAAREGFTYVALDDLLRESHVVSLHAALTDGTLHLIDREALRKMRPDAVLINTARGGLVDTEALCEALQGGRIGGAGLDVFEGEDLISEEAELLHRPLTVAQMKSLLLVHALLRHDNVVLTPHTAFFTREGVGRLLDTGIDNIRGYLAGTPCNLV; this is encoded by the coding sequence ATGGGGCTCATCGCATTCTTCGGCGTGGCCGACCACGAGCGGCCGGTCCTCGAGCGCGCCGCGTTTGGCGCCAACCCGGTGCTCCTGTCCACGGAGCAACTGTCGCCCGAGAACGCCGCCCGGGTCCCCGAGGCCGAGGTGCTCTCGGTCTTCATCTACTCGCGGGTCACGGCGGACGTGCTTGCGCGGCTGCCCGGCCTGAAGCTGGTCACCACGCGGTCGACCGGCTTCGATCACATCGACGTCGCCGCGTGCCGGCAACGCGGCATCCTCGTCTCGAACGTCCCGTCCTACGGCGAGAGCACGGTGGCCGAGCACGCCTTCGCCCTGCTCTTCGCCCTCGCAAGAAGGCTGAAGCTGGCGTACCGCAAGGTGCGCGACCTCGACTTCTCCTTCACCGGCCTGCAGGGCTTCGACCTGGCCGACAAGACCCTGGGCATCGTGGGAGCGGGGCGCATCGGCCGGCACGCCATCCGGATGGGCCGGGGCTTCGGGATGCGAGTGCTGGCGTACGACCCCTTCGAGGATCCCGCCGCCGCGGCCCGCGAAGGCTTCACCTACGTGGCGCTCGACGACCTCCTGCGCGAATCCCACGTGGTGAGCCTGCACGCCGCCCTGACCGACGGCACGCTTCATCTCATCGACCGGGAAGCCCTGCGCAAGATGCGGCCCGACGCGGTCCTGATCAACACCGCGCGCGGCGGCCTCGTGGACACCGAGGCGCTGTGCGAAGCCCTCCAGGGCGGCCGGATCGGCGGCGCCGGCCTCGACGTCTTCGAGGGCGAGGATCTCATCAGCGAGGAGGCCGAGTTGCTGCATCGCCCCCTCACGGTCGCGCAGATGAAGTCGCTGTTGCTCGTGCACGCCCTGCTGCGGCACGACAACGTGGTGCTGACGCCGCACACGGCCTTCTTCACGCGGGAAGGCGTCGGGCGCCTGCTGGATACCGGCATCGACAACATCCGCGGCTACCTGGCGGGCACTCCCTGCAACCTGGTGTAA